A window of Maniola jurtina chromosome W, ilManJurt1.1, whole genome shotgun sequence contains these coding sequences:
- the LOC123879882 gene encoding uncharacterized protein LOC123879882, which translates to MPPIRRSNLGRRTRNATNQANYRSNRTAQERDDGNERERIRISQTREARARHSTNNRASLNRAAFSYDVSIDYGNYQCVVIGSINSVCSHCKALKYKNEANGLCCANGKVKLIPLDPPPEPLYSLVSGIGTDSIHFLTHIQQYNNCFQMTSFGATNVVRENFMPTFKIQGQIYHRAGSLLPVSDSDNKFLQIYFMGNSPQEIDLRCAHNNLVKRSIVEQLQTLFHQHNQLIILFKTALDLMPSDNHKIVIRADKTPAGQHTRRFNAPTIDEVAIVVVGENLESRDIVLHRRNDQLQRIKETHRSYDALQ; encoded by the exons ATGCCTCCTATAAGACGAAGCAATTTAGGTAGAAGAACCAGAAATGCTACAAACCAAGCTAATTACCGATCTAATCGTACTGCACAAGAACGTGACGACGGAAATGAACGTGAAAGAATTCGGATATCACAAACGCGTGAAGCGCGAGCGCGACATTCAACTAATAATCGCGCAAGTTTGAATCGAGCTGCTTTCAGTTACGATGTGTCAATTGACTACGGTAACTACCAATGTGTTGTTATTGGTTCTATCAACTCGGTTTGCTCACACTGTAAGgcattaaaatacaaaaacgaaGCCAATGGATTGTGTTGCGCAAATGGTAAAGTGAAATTGATACCATTGGATCCACCACCAGAACCATTGTACTCATTGGTTTCAGGAATAGGAACAGATTCTATACACTTTTTGACACATATCCAACAATataacaattgctttcaaatGACTTCATTTGGGGCAACAAATGTAGTTCGGGAAAATTTTATGCCAACTTTCAAG ataCAAGGGCAAATATATCACAGAGCAGGTTCACTGTTACCAGTGTCAGATAGCGACAACAAATTCCTGCAAATTTATTTTATGGGCAATTCACCACAAGAAATTGATCTGCGTTGTGCACATAACAATTTAGTAAAGAGGTCTATTGTAGAACAATTACAAACTTTATTTCATCAACACAATCAATTGATTATATTGTTTAAAACTGCCCTGGATCTGATGCCATCCGATAATCACAAAATTGTAATCAGAGCTGATAAAACACCTGCAGGTCAACATACAAGACGTTTTAATGCACCAACTATTGATGAAGTTGCTATCGTTGTAGTTGGAGAAAACTTGGAATCCCGTGATATTGTTTTACATCGTCGGAATGATCAATTACAACGTATAAAGGAAACACACCGCTCATATGATGCACTGCAATAA